The genome window CTTTTCCGTTAGGCAATCGTACAAATGACTTATCTATACCAATTGCAGGTAAGGTAACACTATCAATCAGAGTACTGCCATCGGGTGCAATAAGTGCCACAAAACGGTTGATGCTGTCAAGCGTAAAATTCAAGTGTAATGTACCATGAACACTTTTACCATCGGCAAAAAACACCAAATACTGCTGTTGCGGTATAAGCGTGATGGGATCAGCCGATGGAATACGGTATTTCATGGGGTTTGAGATGTCGTTGGTAAGGAAACACCCCGCAACGTTAACACTATTGTAGCCCGTATTTACTATCTCAATCCATGCACTTCGCTCACCATAGCTATCAATGTAGTTCGTTTTGTTAGTTAACATCACCTCGTTAATGCGGAGGTCGTAAACGCTTTGTGCGTTTACGCTAACAAACCCTAGAACTACAAGGACTGTAGCCAAAATCAATCTTTTCATTTTCATCATTGCTACAATCATTTTGGTTACAACGGTAGGTTAGAGTGTTTCTTTGGTGGGTTGGTATCCTTTTTGGTTGCTAACGACTGTAACGCCCTTATTATGCGGAAGCGGGTGTTGCGCGGTTCAATCACATCGTCGAGGTAACCAAACTTGGCTGCTACGTATGGGTTAGCAAACTTTTCCTTGTACTCCTGTTCCTTGCGAAGCAGGAACTCAACCTTAGCTTTTTCATCCTCAATGGTTTCCAACTCACGGCTAAGTAATACCTCAATGGCACCCTTGGGTCCCATAACCGCTATTTCAGCACTTGGCCAAGCGTAGTTGATATCGCCACGCAGGTGCTTTGAGCTCATCACATCGTAAGCGCCGCCGTAGGCTTTACGTAATATTACCGTAACCTTAGGAACAGTAGCCTCGCCGTAGGCGTAAAGAAGTTTTGCTCCATGTATTATGATACCATTGTACTCCTGGCCGGTACCTGGCAAAAAGCCCGGAACATCAACAAGTGTAACTATAGGAATATTGAATGCATCGCAGAACCTTACAAAGCGAGCAGCTTTGCGGGAAGCATTGATATCGAGCACACCGGCAAGGTATTTGGGTTGGTTGGCCACAATTCCCACCGACTGTCCGTTGAAACGGGCAAAACAGGTTACAATATTGGGTGCATAGTCGCGCTGCAACTCCAAGAACTCGCCATTATCAACAATAGCTCCAATTACTTCTTTTACATCGTATGGCTTGTTTGGGCTATCGGGGATAATCTCGTTTAGGGCATCCTCCAACCGATCGATAGGATCGTTGCAGGGCATTAGCGGTGGCTCCTCAAGGTTGTTTTGGGGCAGGTAGCTCAAGAGCTTGCGGATAAGCATAATGCCTTCCTCCTCGGTTTCGGATACAAAATGTGCAACCCCCGATTTTGTGGAATGAACCCCAGCACCACCAAGTTCCTCGGATGAAACAGTCTCACCGGTCACAGTTTTAACCACCTTTGGACCAGTAACAAACATGTAGCTGGTATTACGCGACATGATGATGAAGTCAGTAAGAGCGGGTGAATAAACCGCCCCACCGGCGCATGGACCAAAAATGGCTGATATCTGGGGTATAACACCCGAGGCTAAAATGTTACGCTGAAAAATATCGGCATATCCGCCTAAACTTTTTACTCCTTCCTGAATTCGAGCGCCGCCGCTATCGTTGATACCGATTACCGGAGCACCAACTTTCATGGCCATATCCATGATCTTGCAGATTTTAGCGGCAAACATCTCCGATAGTGAGCCTCCAAACACTGTAAAATCTTGTGAAAATACGTAAACCAATCGGCCATCAATGGTGCCGTAGCCGGTTACTACACCGTCAGATAGGTAGCTCTCCTTATCGAGACCAAAATCGATACAGCGGTGCGAAACAAACATATCGAACTCTTCAAAACTACCCTCATCGAGCAGCATATCGATACGCTCGCGTGCTGTGTATTTTCCTTTTTTATGCTGAGCCTCAATACGCTTGGGGCCTCCGCCAAGTTTTGCTTTTTCCCTTAAATCAATAAGTTCTTTGATTTTTTGCTCCTGTGTGCTCATCGTTATATTTGGTGTTTGGGGATGTTTTTTACTTATTTTTATCCTCGCAAAGCTCAGTTAATACGCCCAGGGTTGACTTCGGATGAAGGAAAGCAATATCAAGCCCTTCAGCACCCTTACGGGGAGCTTTATCGATAAGGGTTACTCCCTGCTCCTCCATGCGCTTTAACTGCTCCTCAATATCTTTTACAGCAAAAGCAATATGGTGGATACCCTCACCCTTTTTCTCAATGAATTTTCCTATTGGCCCTTCAGGGTCTGTAGATTCAAGCAATTCTATTTTGGTCTGGCCAACCAGGAAAAAGGCTGTCTTAACCTTCTGATCCTTTACCTCTTCAATATTGTAACACTTTAAACCCAGTACCTTTTCGTAGAAAGGAATCGATTCCTCAAGACTTTTAACGGCTATACCGATGTGTTCAATGTGTGATATGCTCATAGCTGTATTATTTTAAATTAGTTTGTGCAAAGTTACTTTGTATAGTTTACTTTAACCATAAAAGTTTCAAACGTTTTAGTTGTTTTTCAGCATTGTTAAAGAACATGTTTGTTAGAATTTTGCCGAAAATGGAACATAAAATAAAATAATCGCTTATTTTTGCAGCCAACTTTGAGTAATAAACTAATACTATAACACCATGGGAAAAGGCGATAAAAAAACCCGCAGGGGTAAAATATTTTTGGGTTCGTTTGGCAACACCCGCCCAAAAAAATCAAAAGTTCGTAAGGAAAAACGCGATAAGGCTAAAGTCCAAGCAAAGTAAAGCGAACTTACTAACGAATGACTCAAACCGGCACAGCCGGTTTTTTTTATTATCATAGGAATTGGTTAAAACCCTGCAATTTCATTGCAGGTACTTTAGTTTCTATAAATTTCATAGA of Tenuifilum sp. 4138str contains these proteins:
- a CDS encoding OadG family transporter subunit encodes the protein MKRLILATVLVVLGFVSVNAQSVYDLRINEVMLTNKTNYIDSYGERSAWIEIVNTGYNSVNVAGCFLTNDISNPMKYRIPSADPITLIPQQQYLVFFADGKSVHGTLHLNFTLDSINRFVALIAPDGSTLIDSVTLPAIGIDKSFVRLPNGKGEWRISELATPNSTNELFETHVSTGERFVKFDPFGVIMAIIAMSVVFTALLVLYRLFKLTARLVQKPIRIEFRKSKVAKAEAVEEVAEEVPGEVFAAISAALYFYETEKHDHESTVLTIERVSRRYSPWSSKLYGLQQTPNRIIVHRKLN
- a CDS encoding acyl-CoA carboxylase subunit beta, yielding MSTQEQKIKELIDLREKAKLGGGPKRIEAQHKKGKYTARERIDMLLDEGSFEEFDMFVSHRCIDFGLDKESYLSDGVVTGYGTIDGRLVYVFSQDFTVFGGSLSEMFAAKICKIMDMAMKVGAPVIGINDSGGARIQEGVKSLGGYADIFQRNILASGVIPQISAIFGPCAGGAVYSPALTDFIIMSRNTSYMFVTGPKVVKTVTGETVSSEELGGAGVHSTKSGVAHFVSETEEEGIMLIRKLLSYLPQNNLEEPPLMPCNDPIDRLEDALNEIIPDSPNKPYDVKEVIGAIVDNGEFLELQRDYAPNIVTCFARFNGQSVGIVANQPKYLAGVLDINASRKAARFVRFCDAFNIPIVTLVDVPGFLPGTGQEYNGIIIHGAKLLYAYGEATVPKVTVILRKAYGGAYDVMSSKHLRGDINYAWPSAEIAVMGPKGAIEVLLSRELETIEDEKAKVEFLLRKEQEYKEKFANPYVAAKFGYLDDVIEPRNTRFRIIRALQSLATKKDTNPPKKHSNLPL
- the mce gene encoding methylmalonyl-CoA epimerase: MSISHIEHIGIAVKSLEESIPFYEKVLGLKCYNIEEVKDQKVKTAFFLVGQTKIELLESTDPEGPIGKFIEKKGEGIHHIAFAVKDIEEQLKRMEEQGVTLIDKAPRKGAEGLDIAFLHPKSTLGVLTELCEDKNK
- a CDS encoding 30S ribosomal protein THX, with translation MGKGDKKTRRGKIFLGSFGNTRPKKSKVRKEKRDKAKVQAK